One window of the Rosa rugosa chromosome 3, drRosRugo1.1, whole genome shotgun sequence genome contains the following:
- the LOC133737790 gene encoding uncharacterized protein LOC133737790 — translation MASELRLGSPPMGVSIDTRGGKRSLVKEVARLRSASEDSRHSRVEVVGGLSRTLGEIRIADGAIVHMVADLSNCHRDRGRVNVDDPHQGYRDAQERLMRAVNMNYQASAERGQARELQGLLDRGQADREEMQREIDDGIVRRMELERSLAVEVSRRREAEEAVVPLRKSNLDLTGKLQQAEDRDAELELRGAALESLAPYPNRVVELEEQLRALQREVSRLRVGERQAGEKDAELELLRKEVDEERSRASTFADDCIRL, via the exons ATGGCCTCAGAGCTCCGTCTCGGGAGTCCCCCTATGGGTGTGAGTATCGATACTCGTGGGGGAAAGAGGTCCCTTGTTAAGGAGGTGGCACGTTTGCGGTCTGCGAGTGAGGATTCTCGTCACTCTCGGGTCGAGGTTGTCGGAGGTCTCTCGCGGACTCTAGGTGAGATTCGCATTGCCGATGGTGCGATTGTGCACATGGTGGCGGATTTGAGCAACTGTCATCGCGACCGTGGTCGTGTTAACGTGGACGATCCTCACCAGGGCTATCGAGATGCTCAAGAGAGGTTGATGAGG GCTGTGAATATGAACTATCAAGCGTCTGCCGAGAGAGGGCAAGCGCGTGAGCTCCAAGGTTTGTTGGATCGTGGTCAAGCTGATCGGGAAGAGATGCAGCGGGAGATTGACGATGGCATTGTGAGGAGGATGGAGCTGGAGCGATCGTTAGCTGTAGAGGTATCTCGGAGGCGGGAGGCCGAGGAGGCCGTTGTCCCCTTGAGGAAATCTAATTTAGACTTGACCGGCAAGTTGCAGCAGGCCGAG GATCGCGATGCCGAGTTGGAGCTTCGTGGGGCGGCCTTAGAGAGTTTGGCTCCCTATCCTAATCGCGTGGTTGAATTAGAGGAGCAACTACGTGCTTTGCAAAGGGAGGTTAGCCGTCTAAGGGTTGGTGAGCGCCAGGCTGGTGAGAAGGATGCGGAGTTGGAGCTGTTAAGGAAGGAAGTGGACGAGGAACGTTCTCGGGCTAGTACCTTCGCTGATGATTGCATTCGTTTGTAG